Proteins encoded within one genomic window of Candidatus Poribacteria bacterium:
- a CDS encoding Ig-like domain-containing protein: MWLVLILLGAPDTTPPRITDGTVADGTVDVAPAPISGGGFRFDFDEDITGTVKLTDETGADLNWIANVWGQTATLTAVAGQELANETTYKIEIDFHDGAGNALRTTITSV, translated from the coding sequence ATGTGGTTGGTCCTTATACTGTTAGGGGCCCCGGATACAACGCCGCCGAGAATCACGGATGGCACGGTAGCTGATGGAACTGTAGATGTCGCCCCTGCTCCAATCAGTGGCGGCGGCTTCCGGTTTGACTTCGACGAAGACATCACAGGAACCGTTAAGCTGACCGATGAGACAGGTGCTGACCTCAACTGGATTGCAAACGTATGGGGGCAGACAGCAACGTTGACCGCGGTTGCAGGACAGGAACTTGCAAATGAGACAACCTACAAGATTGAAATTGATTTCCATGATGGGGCTGGCAATGCTCTACGGACGACGATTACTTCGGTATAA